Within the Arachis duranensis cultivar V14167 chromosome 10, aradu.V14167.gnm2.J7QH, whole genome shotgun sequence genome, the region acagtacacaGTAAGGGAGTAGAccaagatgtctacagattattgctcttttcttttgttgtaaaGGATCAAGCAAATAGATGATTGGATAACCAGGCTAAAGCTAGCTTGAAAACTTGGAAACAGTTAGTAGATAAGTTTTTAAATCAATACTTTCCTCCAAGAAAGATGACCCAGTtgaggctggacatccaaggcttcagacaaggagataatgaatctctttatgatgcctgggagaggtatagatggatgctaagaaaatatcccactgaaatgttttcagaatgggtacagttagacatcttctattatggacTTTCAGACATGGCTAGAATGTCTTTGGACTACTCTGCTGGTGGTTCTATACACTTGAGAAAGACCATTggagaggctcaagagcttattgagacagttgccactaatcagcatctgtactcaCCTACTGAGACCTCTATAAAAGGAGAGGTTATGNNNNNNNNNNNNNNNNNNNNNNNNNNNNNNNNNNNNNNNNNNNNNNNNNNNNNNNNNTATTGACTTAGTAATTGCACGCCCTTGCCCAGCAACTACTATAACTGCAAGAGGCTTTGCAAGAAACTCAGGCTTTTAACAGGAATGTAAAAGCCCAGTTGAGCCAAATAAGGCAGCAGTTATCTAagcagataacagaagaatgccaggctactcaactgaggagtgggaaatCCTTAAACACCCACCCTCAGCACaataagaagggaaaagaaCAACTGATAGGGGATAACCAGGTCTCTGCACAAGATGACTCTGGGCATTTGAATGCCCAGGGAGGTATCAttattggtgttgaacgccaagaaAGGGCAGAGacttggcgttcaaacgcccaagGAGGTAGCACCCTTGACATTGAACGCCCACAAGGGGATGATGCCCCTGGCACCAAACACCAGGAAGAGGGTAGCAGCATGGGCTTAAATGCCCAAGCAAGGGTGGTCAATCACTCACTGATAACAACCCTCCTAATCAAGCTAGTAACCCCATTCCAACACACATAGCATTCGGCCTTCATCAACCAAGGTTGATGATTACAAGGCTAAAATGCCATTTCCTCAGAAGCACTATCAAGAGGAGAAAGATAAACAGTTTGCGCACTTGCGAATCATCTCCGAACATTAGAGATCAATATCCCTTTTGCAGAGACTCTTGAAcagataccttcttatgctaagttcatgaaagacattttgagtcataagaaggattggagagagacAGAAACAGTCCTCCTTACTGAAGAGTGCATTACAATCATTCAAAATAGCTTGCCAAAGAAACTTAAGAAtcttggaagctttatgattCCATGCACTCTAGGTGATGCTTGCACAAAGACAGTTCTATGTGAtattggagcaagcatcaacctaaTACATGCTTCATTAATAAAGAAGCTTTGTTTGACTGAGGAAGTCAACCCAACCTGCATAtgccttcaacttgctgattgTTCTATTAAGATACCTTCAGGAATAATTGAAGACATGGTTCTCAGGGTTGGACCTTTTGCTTTTCCCATTGACTTTGTGATGTTAGACATAGAAGGACACAAGAGTGTATCCCTTATCCTAAAGAGGCCCTTCCTAGTTACAGGATGGACCCTCGttgatgttgaaaaaggggaagtaaccctgagagtcaatgaggaaaAGTTCGTACTGAATGCTGTCAatgctatgcagcatccagacatcCCTGAGGAATGCTTGAGCATTGACCTCATTGATTCCCTCGTGGAAGAAGTCAACATGGCCGAAAATCTCAAGGAAGAGCTAAATGATATCCTTGATGATACCCAGCCTGATTTAGAGGAACCTCTGGAAACCTATGAGGAAAAGGAGAAGCCTCTAAAAGCTTGAGCTTA harbors:
- the LOC107469769 gene encoding uncharacterized protein LOC107469769, which produces MIPCTLGDACTKTVLCDIGASINLIHASLIKKLCLTEEVNPTCICLQLADCSIKIPSGIIEDMVLRVGPFAFPIDFVMLDIEGHKSVSLILKRPFLVTGWTLVDVEKGEVTLRVNEEKFVLNAVNAMQHPDIPEECLSIDLIDSLVEEVNMAENLKEELNDILDDTQPDLEEPLETYEEKEKPLKA